A genomic stretch from Enterobacter oligotrophicus includes:
- the hpaA gene encoding 4-hydroxyphenylacetate catabolism regulatory protein HpaA codes for MCQSPIANIDISKEYDESLGTDDVHYQSFARMAAFFGRDMQAHRHDQYFQMHFLDTGQIELQLDDHRYSVQAPLFVLTPPSVPHAFITESDSDGHVLTVREDLIWPLLEVLYPGTREAFGLPGICLSLADKPDELAALKHYWQLIARESTAQLPGREHTLTLLAQAVFTLLLRNAKLDDHAAGGMRGELKLFQRFNQLIDVHYHEHWTVPEYASELHLTESRLTDICRRFANRPPKRLIFDRQLREARRLLLFSDSAVSEIAWQLGFKDPAYFARFFNRLVGCSPSAYRAQKVPVS; via the coding sequence ATGTGCCAGAGTCCGATCGCTAACATCGACATCAGCAAAGAGTACGACGAAAGTCTGGGCACCGACGATGTGCATTACCAGTCGTTCGCCCGCATGGCGGCCTTCTTTGGCCGCGACATGCAGGCGCATCGCCACGACCAGTATTTTCAGATGCACTTTCTCGATACCGGTCAGATTGAGCTTCAGCTCGACGATCACCGCTACTCGGTGCAGGCTCCGCTGTTCGTCCTCACGCCGCCGTCGGTGCCGCACGCGTTTATCACCGAATCGGACAGCGACGGGCACGTGCTGACGGTGCGCGAGGATCTGATCTGGCCGCTGCTGGAGGTGCTCTACCCCGGCACGCGTGAAGCGTTTGGCCTGCCGGGTATCTGCCTGTCGCTGGCGGATAAACCGGACGAACTGGCAGCGCTGAAACACTACTGGCAGCTGATCGCGCGAGAATCCACCGCGCAACTGCCGGGCCGTGAGCATACGCTGACGCTGTTAGCCCAGGCGGTTTTCACCCTGCTACTGCGCAATGCGAAGCTCGACGACCACGCTGCAGGCGGTATGCGCGGCGAGCTGAAGCTGTTCCAGCGCTTCAATCAGCTGATTGACGTTCATTACCATGAGCACTGGACGGTGCCGGAATATGCCAGCGAACTGCATCTCACCGAATCTCGCCTGACTGATATCTGCCGCCGCTTCGCCAACCGCCCGCCGAAACGGCTGATCTTCGACCGTCAGTTGCGCGAAGCCAGGCGTCTGCTGCTTTTCTCCGACAGCGCGGTCAGCGAGATTGCGTGGCAGCTTGGGTTCAAAGATCCGGCCTATTTCGCACGGTTTTTTAACCGCTTAGTGGGGTGCTCGCCAAGTGCATACAGGGCGCAGAAAGTACCGGTGTCATGA
- the hpaX gene encoding 4-hydroxyphenylacetate permease, translating into MTTSTQAVEHRVINKLFRRLIVFLFILFVFSFLDRINIGFAGLTMGKDLGLTSTMFGLAATLFYVTYVLCGIPSNIMLAKVGARRWIAGIMVVWGIASTCTMFATSPETLYVLRMLVGIAEAGFLPGILVYLTWWFPAYHRARANALFMIAMPVTMMLGSILSGYILAMDGLWNLKGWQWLFLLEGLPSVVLGVVTWFYLNDTPDQATWLDEDEKQALKTMIAREQEIAVAQSVTPRSTLREVLTPAVLLYTLAYFCLTNTLSAINIWTPQILQSFNTGSSNIVIGLLAAIPQFCTILGMIWWSRRSDRLKERKKHTILPYLFAAAGWMLASATDHSLIQLLGIIMASTGSFTAMAIFWTTPDQVISLQSRAVALAVINAIGNVGSAVSPLLIGILRDATGSFSSGLWFVAGLLVVGALVLTRIPMTQRESQVREPNIAAQKIH; encoded by the coding sequence ATGACGACCTCAACTCAAGCTGTAGAACATCGCGTGATTAATAAGCTGTTCCGTCGTTTGATCGTGTTTCTCTTTATCCTGTTTGTCTTTTCGTTTCTCGACCGCATTAACATTGGCTTTGCCGGGCTGACGATGGGTAAAGATCTGGGCCTCACCTCCACCATGTTTGGCCTGGCGGCGACGCTGTTTTACGTCACCTACGTACTGTGCGGTATCCCCAGCAACATCATGCTGGCGAAGGTCGGCGCGCGTCGCTGGATCGCCGGGATCATGGTGGTGTGGGGTATCGCCTCCACCTGCACCATGTTCGCCACCAGCCCCGAAACGCTTTACGTGCTGCGCATGCTGGTGGGCATTGCCGAGGCCGGTTTCCTGCCTGGCATTCTGGTCTATCTCACCTGGTGGTTCCCGGCCTATCACCGCGCCCGTGCCAACGCGCTGTTTATGATCGCCATGCCGGTGACCATGATGCTCGGCTCGATCCTCTCCGGGTACATTCTGGCGATGGACGGGCTGTGGAACCTCAAAGGCTGGCAGTGGCTGTTCCTGCTGGAAGGGCTGCCGTCGGTCGTGCTCGGCGTGGTGACCTGGTTTTACCTCAACGACACGCCGGATCAGGCCACCTGGCTGGATGAGGACGAAAAACAGGCGCTGAAAACGATGATCGCCCGCGAGCAGGAGATCGCCGTTGCCCAATCCGTCACGCCACGATCGACGCTTCGCGAAGTGCTAACGCCCGCAGTGCTGCTCTATACGCTGGCCTACTTCTGCCTGACCAACACGCTGAGCGCGATCAACATCTGGACGCCGCAGATCCTGCAGAGCTTCAACACCGGCAGCAGCAACATTGTGATCGGCCTGCTGGCGGCGATCCCGCAGTTTTGCACCATCCTCGGGATGATCTGGTGGAGCCGCCGCTCCGACAGGCTGAAAGAGCGAAAAAAGCACACCATCCTGCCGTACCTGTTCGCGGCGGCGGGATGGATGCTCGCCTCGGCAACCGATCACAGCCTGATCCAGCTGCTTGGCATCATCATGGCCTCAACCGGATCGTTTACCGCCATGGCGATATTCTGGACCACGCCGGATCAGGTTATTAGCCTGCAGTCCCGCGCGGTGGCGCTGGCGGTGATTAACGCCATCGGCAACGTCGGTTCAGCCGTCAGCCCGCTGTTAATCGGCATCCTGCGCGACGCGACCGGCAGCTTCAGTTCGGGGCTGTGGTTCGTCGCCGGGCTGCTGGTGGTCGGCGCGCTGGTGCTGACGCGTATTCCGATGACGCAGCGGGAGAGCCAGGTGCGTGAACCCAATATTGCGGCGCAGAAGATCCATTAG
- the hpaI gene encoding 4-hydroxy-2-oxoheptanedioate aldolase — MQNAFKAALKSGRPQIGLWLGLTSSYSAELLAGAGFDWLLIDGEHAPNNVQTVLTQLQAIAPYASQPVVRPSWNDPVQIKQLLDIGAQTLLVPMVQNADEARLAVSATRYPPVGIRGVGSALARASRWNRIPDYLQQANDAMCVLVQIETREALKNLPQILDVEGVDGVFIGPADLSADMGFAGNPQHPEVQAAIENAIAQIRAAGKAPGILMANEQLAKRYLELGALFVAVGVDTTLLARSAEALAARFIDKPVTSVNNNKSVY; from the coding sequence ATGCAAAACGCTTTCAAAGCAGCGCTGAAATCGGGCCGGCCGCAAATCGGCCTGTGGCTGGGGCTGACCAGCAGCTATAGCGCCGAACTGCTGGCAGGCGCGGGCTTCGACTGGCTGCTGATCGACGGCGAACATGCGCCAAATAACGTGCAGACCGTCTTAACGCAGCTGCAGGCCATCGCGCCATATGCCAGCCAGCCGGTGGTGCGCCCGTCGTGGAACGATCCGGTGCAGATCAAACAGCTTCTGGACATTGGGGCGCAAACCCTGCTGGTGCCAATGGTGCAAAACGCTGACGAAGCGCGTCTGGCGGTAAGTGCCACACGCTATCCCCCCGTGGGCATTCGCGGCGTGGGCAGCGCACTGGCAAGAGCGTCACGCTGGAACCGCATCCCGGATTACCTGCAACAGGCCAACGACGCCATGTGCGTGCTGGTACAGATTGAAACCCGCGAGGCGCTGAAAAATCTGCCGCAGATCCTGGATGTCGAAGGCGTCGATGGCGTGTTTATCGGCCCGGCGGATCTCAGCGCCGACATGGGTTTTGCCGGTAATCCCCAGCACCCCGAAGTTCAGGCGGCGATTGAAAATGCGATCGCGCAGATCCGTGCGGCGGGTAAAGCACCCGGCATCCTGATGGCGAATGAACAACTGGCAAAACGCTATCTCGAACTCGGCGCGCTGTTTGTCGCCGTCGGCGTCGACACCACCCTGCTCGCCCGCAGCGCCGAGGCGCTGGCAGCACGTTTTATCGATAAACCGGTTACGTCAGTCAATAACAATAAATCCGTCTACTGA
- the hpaH gene encoding 2-oxo-hept-4-ene-1,7-dioate hydratase — protein MLDKHTHTLIAHRLHQAEQSREQIRQISLDYPTITIDDAYAVQREWVSLKIAEGRVLKGHKIGLTSKAMQASSQISEPDYGALLDDMFFHDGCDIPVDRFIVPRIEVELAFVLAKPLRGPNCTIFDVYNATDYVIPALELIDARCHNVDPETQRPRKVFDTISDNAANAGVILGGRPIKPDELDLRWISALLYRNGVIEETGVAAGVLNHPANGVAWLANKLAPYDVQLEPGQIILGGSFTRPVAASRGDTFHVDYGNMGSISCRFV, from the coding sequence ATGCTCGACAAACACACCCATACCCTGATCGCCCACCGCCTGCATCAGGCGGAGCAATCCCGCGAGCAGATCCGCCAGATCTCGCTCGACTACCCGACGATCACCATTGACGACGCCTACGCCGTACAGCGCGAATGGGTGAGCCTGAAAATCGCCGAAGGCCGCGTACTGAAAGGCCACAAGATCGGCCTGACCTCAAAAGCGATGCAGGCCAGCTCGCAAATCAGCGAACCGGACTACGGCGCGCTGCTGGATGACATGTTCTTTCATGACGGCTGCGATATCCCCGTCGATCGCTTTATCGTCCCGCGCATCGAAGTGGAGCTGGCGTTCGTGCTGGCGAAACCGCTGCGCGGCCCGAACTGCACCATCTTCGACGTCTATAACGCTACGGATTACGTCATCCCCGCGCTGGAGCTGATTGACGCCCGCTGCCACAACGTTGACCCGGAAACCCAACGCCCGCGCAAAGTGTTCGACACCATCTCCGACAACGCCGCCAACGCTGGCGTGATCCTCGGCGGCCGCCCGATTAAGCCCGACGAGCTGGATCTGCGCTGGATCTCCGCCCTGCTCTACCGCAACGGCGTGATTGAAGAGACTGGCGTCGCCGCAGGCGTGCTTAACCACCCGGCGAACGGCGTGGCGTGGCTGGCAAACAAACTTGCGCCATACGACGTGCAGCTTGAACCGGGCCAGATCATCCTCGGCGGATCGTTCACCCGCCCGGTGGCGGCCAGCAGAGGCGATACCTTCCACGTGGACTACGGCAACATGGGCTCCATCAGTTGCCGTTTTGTTTAG
- a CDS encoding 5-carboxymethyl-2-hydroxymuconate Delta-isomerase, with protein MPHFIAECTDNIREQADLPGLFAKVNEALAATGIFPLGGIRSRAHWLDTWQMADGKHDYAFVHMTLKIGAGRSLESREEVAEMLFALIKTHFVELMASRYLALSFELAELHPTLNYKQNNVHALFK; from the coding sequence ATGCCGCACTTTATTGCTGAATGTACCGACAATATTCGCGAGCAGGCCGACCTGCCGGGGTTGTTCGCCAAAGTGAACGAGGCGCTGGCCGCCACGGGCATTTTCCCGCTCGGCGGCATCCGCAGCCGTGCGCACTGGCTGGATACCTGGCAGATGGCCGACGGGAAGCATGATTACGCCTTTGTGCACATGACGCTGAAGATCGGCGCGGGACGCAGCCTGGAAAGCCGTGAAGAAGTGGCGGAGATGCTGTTTGCGCTGATCAAAACCCACTTTGTAGAGCTAATGGCGAGCCGTTATCTGGCGCTGTCGTTTGAGCTCGCCGAGCTGCACCCGACGCTCAATTACAAACAAAACAACGTGCACGCCTTGTTTAAGTAA
- the hpaD gene encoding 3,4-dihydroxyphenylacetate 2,3-dioxygenase produces MGKLALAAKITHVPSMYLSELPGKNHGCRQSAIDGHKEISKRCRELGVDTIIVFDTHWLVNSAYHINCADHFSGVYTSNELPHFIRDMTYDYDGNPALGQLIADEAVKRGVRAKAHNIPSLKLEYGTLVPMRYMNSDKHFKVISISAFCTVHDFADSRRLGEAIISAIEKYDGTVAVLASGSLSHRFIDDQRAEEGMNSYTREFDRQMDERVVKLWREGQFREFCSMLPEYADYCYGEGNMHDTVMLLGMLGWDKYEGKVEFLTELFASSGTGQVNAVFPLPA; encoded by the coding sequence ATGGGAAAATTAGCCTTAGCAGCAAAAATCACACACGTTCCGTCAATGTATCTCTCTGAACTGCCGGGCAAAAACCACGGCTGTCGCCAGTCGGCCATCGACGGGCATAAAGAGATCAGCAAGCGCTGCCGCGAGCTGGGCGTGGACACCATCATCGTGTTCGACACCCACTGGCTGGTGAACAGCGCGTATCACATCAACTGTGCGGATCACTTCTCAGGCGTCTACACCAGCAACGAACTGCCGCACTTTATCCGCGACATGACCTACGACTACGACGGCAACCCGGCACTCGGGCAGCTGATTGCCGACGAAGCGGTGAAGCGCGGCGTGCGCGCCAAAGCGCACAACATCCCGAGCCTCAAGCTGGAGTACGGCACGCTGGTGCCGATGCGCTACATGAACAGCGATAAACATTTCAAAGTGATCTCCATCTCGGCGTTCTGCACGGTTCACGACTTCGCCGACAGCCGCAGGCTCGGTGAGGCCATCATCAGCGCGATTGAAAAATATGACGGCACCGTGGCGGTGCTTGCCAGCGGCTCGCTCTCGCACCGCTTTATCGACGACCAGCGTGCGGAAGAAGGGATGAACAGCTACACCCGCGAGTTCGACCGCCAGATGGACGAGCGCGTGGTGAAGCTGTGGCGCGAAGGCCAGTTCAGGGAGTTTTGCAGCATGCTGCCGGAGTACGCCGACTACTGCTACGGCGAGGGCAACATGCACGACACGGTGATGCTGCTGGGGATGCTCGGCTGGGACAAGTACGAGGGCAAGGTGGAGTTTCTCACCGAGCTGTTCGCCAGCTCCGGCACCGGCCAGGTCAACGCCGTTTTCCCGCTGCCCGCGTAA
- the hpaE gene encoding 5-carboxymethyl-2-hydroxymuconate semialdehyde dehydrogenase — protein sequence MKKINHWINGKNVAGSDYFHTTNPASGEVLAEVASGGETEIHQAVAAAKEAFPKWANLPMKERARLMRRLGDLIDQNVPEIAAMETADTGLPIHQTKNVLIPRASHNFEFFAEVCQQMNGKTYPVDDKMLNYTLVQPVGVCALVSPWNVPFMTATWKVAPCLALGNTAVLKMSELSPLTADRLGELALEAGIPAGVLNVVQGYGATAGDALVRHHDVRAVSFTGGTATGRNIMKNAGLKKYSMELGGKSPVLIFEDADIERALDAALFTIFSINGERCTAGSRIFIQQSIYPEFVKRFAERANRLRVGDPTDPNTQIGALISKQHWEKVSGYIRLGIEEGATLLAGGPDKPTDLPAHLQGGNFLRPTVLADVDNRMRVAQEEIFGPVACLLPFKDEAEGLRLANDVEYGLASYIWTQDVSKVLRLARNIEAGMVFVNTQNVRDLRQPFGGVKASGTGREGGEYSFEVFAEMKNVCISMGDHPIPKWGI from the coding sequence ATGAAAAAGATTAACCACTGGATCAACGGTAAAAACGTCGCCGGAAGCGACTACTTCCACACCACCAACCCGGCCTCCGGCGAGGTATTAGCGGAAGTCGCCTCAGGCGGTGAAACCGAGATCCATCAGGCCGTTGCCGCCGCTAAAGAAGCCTTCCCGAAATGGGCCAACCTGCCGATGAAAGAGCGCGCGCGCCTGATGCGTCGGCTGGGCGATCTGATTGACCAGAACGTGCCCGAGATCGCCGCCATGGAAACCGCCGATACCGGCCTGCCGATCCACCAGACCAAAAACGTGCTCATTCCACGCGCCTCGCACAACTTCGAGTTCTTCGCCGAAGTGTGCCAGCAGATGAACGGCAAAACCTATCCGGTCGACGACAAAATGCTGAACTACACCCTGGTGCAGCCGGTCGGGGTTTGCGCGCTGGTGTCGCCGTGGAACGTGCCGTTTATGACCGCCACCTGGAAGGTCGCGCCGTGCCTGGCGCTGGGCAACACGGCGGTGCTGAAGATGTCTGAACTCTCCCCGCTGACTGCCGATCGTCTGGGCGAACTGGCGCTGGAAGCGGGCATCCCGGCGGGCGTGCTGAACGTGGTGCAGGGCTACGGTGCCACGGCGGGCGACGCGCTGGTGCGCCACCACGACGTTCGCGCCGTCTCTTTTACCGGCGGCACCGCCACCGGGCGCAACATCATGAAAAACGCCGGGCTGAAGAAATACTCCATGGAGCTGGGCGGCAAATCCCCGGTGCTGATATTTGAAGATGCCGACATTGAGCGCGCGCTGGACGCCGCCCTGTTCACCATCTTCTCCATTAACGGCGAGCGCTGCACCGCAGGCTCACGCATCTTCATCCAGCAGAGCATCTACCCGGAATTCGTCAAACGCTTTGCCGAACGCGCCAACCGCCTGCGCGTGGGCGACCCGACCGATCCGAACACCCAGATTGGCGCGCTGATCAGCAAGCAGCACTGGGAGAAAGTCTCCGGCTATATCCGCCTCGGCATTGAGGAAGGCGCGACCCTGCTGGCGGGCGGCCCGGACAAACCAACCGATCTGCCTGCGCACCTGCAAGGCGGCAACTTCCTGCGCCCGACCGTGCTGGCGGACGTCGACAACCGGATGCGCGTGGCGCAGGAGGAGATCTTCGGGCCGGTGGCCTGCCTGCTGCCGTTCAAAGACGAAGCGGAAGGTCTGCGTCTGGCGAACGACGTCGAGTACGGTCTGGCGTCATACATCTGGACGCAGGACGTCAGCAAAGTGCTGCGTCTGGCACGCAACATTGAAGCCGGAATGGTATTTGTGAACACCCAGAACGTGCGCGACCTCCGTCAGCCGTTTGGCGGCGTAAAAGCCTCCGGCACCGGTCGCGAAGGCGGCGAGTACAGCTTCGAGGTCTTCGCGGAGATGAAAAACGTCTGTATCTCCATGGGCGACCATCCGATTCCAAAATGGGGGATCTGA
- the hpaG gene encoding 4-hydroxyphenylacetate degradation bifunctional isomerase/decarboxylase encodes MKGTVFAVALNHQSQREAWGEAFEKAPYNTPPKTAVWFIKPHNTVIRTGEPIPFPQGETVLSGATVALVVGKIASKVRVEDAPEYIAGYALANEVSLPEESFYRPAIKAKCRDGFCPLGEMTTVDNVDNVDNLTIITEINGREADHWNTADLQRNAAELLSALSEFATLNPGDAILLGTPHSRVPLQPGDRVRILAKGFPPLENPVVDERDVAIAHGPHPHATLFALGLNYADHASELAFTPPTEPLVFIKAPNTFNGDNQTSVRPNNVEYMHYEAELVVAIGKTARKVSEAEAMDVVAGYTVCNDYAIRDYLENYYRPNLRVKSRDGLTPISPNIVPKEAIPEPHNLRLRTFVNGELRQEGTTADLIFSIPFLIAYLSDFMTLQPGDMIATGTPKGLSDVVPGDEVVVEVEGVGRLVNRIVSEETAK; translated from the coding sequence ATGAAAGGTACTGTTTTTGCCGTAGCGCTGAACCATCAAAGCCAGCGTGAAGCCTGGGGTGAGGCGTTTGAAAAAGCCCCCTACAACACGCCGCCGAAAACCGCCGTCTGGTTTATCAAGCCGCATAACACCGTGATCCGCACGGGTGAGCCGATCCCGTTCCCGCAGGGCGAAACGGTCTTAAGTGGCGCGACAGTGGCGCTGGTGGTCGGCAAAATAGCCAGTAAGGTACGTGTGGAAGACGCACCGGAGTACATCGCCGGATATGCGCTGGCGAACGAAGTGAGCCTGCCGGAAGAGAGCTTTTACCGCCCGGCGATCAAAGCCAAATGCCGCGACGGATTTTGTCCGCTGGGTGAAATGACCACCGTTGATAACGTTGATAACGTTGATAACCTGACCATCATCACCGAAATCAACGGTCGCGAAGCGGACCACTGGAACACCGCCGATCTTCAGCGCAATGCCGCCGAACTGCTCAGCGCCCTGAGCGAATTCGCCACCCTCAACCCCGGCGATGCGATCCTGCTCGGCACGCCGCACTCACGCGTGCCGCTGCAGCCGGGCGATCGTGTGCGCATTCTGGCGAAAGGTTTTCCGCCGCTGGAAAACCCGGTGGTGGATGAGCGCGACGTTGCCATCGCTCACGGCCCGCACCCGCACGCCACGCTCTTCGCCCTCGGGCTGAACTACGCCGACCACGCCAGCGAACTGGCGTTTACGCCGCCCACCGAGCCGCTGGTATTTATCAAAGCCCCCAACACCTTCAACGGCGATAACCAGACCTCGGTACGCCCGAACAACGTTGAATATATGCACTACGAAGCGGAGCTGGTGGTGGCCATCGGCAAAACCGCCCGCAAGGTGAGCGAAGCCGAGGCAATGGACGTTGTTGCGGGCTACACAGTCTGTAACGACTACGCCATCCGCGACTACCTGGAAAACTACTACCGCCCGAACCTGCGGGTGAAAAGTCGCGACGGGCTGACCCCCATCAGCCCGAACATCGTGCCAAAAGAAGCCATTCCCGAGCCGCACAACCTTCGCCTTCGCACCTTCGTCAACGGCGAATTGCGTCAGGAAGGCACCACGGCAGATCTGATCTTCAGCATCCCGTTCCTGATTGCGTACCTGAGCGATTTTATGACCCTGCAGCCGGGCGACATGATTGCCACCGGCACCCCCAAAGGGCTGTCCGACGTGGTACCGGGTGACGAAGTGGTGGTGGAAGTGGAAGGCGTGGGCCGCCTGGTGAACCGGATTGTCAGCGAGGAGACTGCAAAATGA
- the hpaR gene encoding homoprotocatechuate degradation operon regulator HpaR, which yields MHDSLTIALLQAREAAMSYFRPIVKRHNLTEQQWRIVRVLAEHPSMDFHDLAFRTCILRPSLTGILTRMERDGLVLRLKPVNDQRKLYVSLTKEGNALYEHAQAQVEEAYQQIEAEYTPEKMKQLTALLEEFIELGNRHLAERSE from the coding sequence ATGCATGATTCATTAACTATCGCGCTGTTGCAGGCGCGGGAAGCGGCGATGTCCTACTTCCGCCCGATTGTGAAGCGGCATAACCTGACCGAGCAGCAGTGGCGCATCGTGCGGGTGCTGGCCGAACATCCGTCGATGGATTTTCACGACCTGGCGTTTCGTACCTGCATCTTGCGGCCGAGCCTGACGGGCATTCTCACGCGTATGGAGCGCGACGGCCTGGTGCTGCGCTTAAAGCCGGTGAATGACCAGCGCAAGCTGTACGTGTCGCTGACCAAAGAGGGCAACGCGCTGTATGAGCACGCCCAGGCGCAGGTGGAAGAGGCGTACCAGCAGATTGAGGCGGAATACACGCCAGAGAAGATGAAACAGCTCACGGCTTTGCTGGAAGAGTTTATTGAACTGGGGAACCGGCATCTCGCCGAACGCAGTGAATAG